From Punica granatum isolate Tunisia-2019 chromosome 1, ASM765513v2, whole genome shotgun sequence:
TCATCGAAGCAACAGCCACAAAGAAGACAGGTACCCAAGATATTGGGATCAGAGCTTCCAACTGAAATCCTACACTCACAAGACAGGTCATGAATCAGTTCCCAAACTTCAAGTGTTCTAGAACAGGCTTTCTGTCTACCTCAATGTTTCCTAGACTGATAAGTGAGAAATGAGATTCAGATTTAATTCTTTTACCAGGTTGAGGCTGTTCCGTTAACCTATGCTATAATCCTTGTTCCCCTAATTCATAAGTACTGTAGATAAAACAACATACATGgcgatgatttttttttggccacaGCATACATACCGGTGATCAAATACAAAATTCTTTCCCCTAAAAAAACCACCATCAGGGAACTGATCCAGATACCGCTGAATCCCACCATATAACTGCAGGAACTCAAACCAGCATAAGTCACAATTTCAATGTCTTAAGCCTCATACTATAAGATCCATTTCTACTCCAAAAAGCAGACCTGAAATACATTCTCGAAACCAGTTCCTTTCCCCCTAATATATGCTGATGCCATCTCACACCTGATGCCTCCTGTGCAGTACCTGTAATGCGTAAGCCATGGGTAACGTTACCCATTGGGAAGATAAAACCAACTTACTTGAGAAATGCAAGTAGTAGAAGGTGCAATATTTCCACATTGTCAAAAAGATAAAAGCAGCATAAAACTTTTATAATGATGCATCCGACACTCGAACAGTATATGGCATATGTATACCAAAAGAGTAAGGCCAAGTGAAAATCACAAAGTACTAGGACAGCACCGACATGAGGATGTTTTTGCCCTGCAGTCGATCGGCATTGTCATCTATCCAGCTGTGCAGGTCACTGTATTGCCTGATTTCCGGATCCAAAGTCTCCACATCTGGGCTTTGAAACTTCCCGATTCTCGTTTCATATAAGTTCCTAGCATCCAACAAAACAAGCCCTTCATTGTCGTTGCCACTCTCTTCTAAAATCTTCCCTGGTGAATAACAGGATTTTGCATAAGCACAAGCACCACCTCTCAGGGTTAACATACATAACAAGTCGAGTAGATTGAGATGCATGGAACAAGTAATTTACCGGCACTTTCGAGAACGGAATGGAATTCTACAGCAGAGAGATGCCTCCCAGCATTCGAAATATTAGGCGATTTCAACAGGGGATGAGAACTAAATGTCACCAATTCCTGACCAAAAGCAAAGGGAATAAAATCCCATCAATAAAAGCAGATAACatcagaaaacaaaagaagaggTGGCCGGATTACATCGACTATGCGCACTGAGAGGGAGGTGAATCCGCATTCCTTAGCCACCCTATCATTCAAAGGCTGGTGGGAGGAAGCGAGCTTGAAGTCGGTCCCTTCGAACAAAGTCCTCGCCTTTACCGCCTCAATGTGTTTCTCCAGGGACGACAACTTGCCACCAACCTAATCAAAACATGACTTACGCGTCAACCTCTGCAACGACAACAGAGAGCACAACCCAAAGAGGGAATGATCTTCCACTGTCAGTTCCCCGCATAGTGTGCCAGAAACGCAACAGAAAGCTAAGAGGAGATGGTTTTGAGCTCACAGTGACGTTGACGCCGTGGGGAGCGACACGGACACGGCCGAGCAGGCCCAATGAGCTGCAGTTCGACTGGTAGAAGGACACGAGCTCATCGAGGTCGGGAACGGAGGCGTACTTGTAGTACAACAAGAGGCCGTACTGCTCTCCCTCCCCGGCGTCGTCGGCCATTGTCGGGGAAGAAAGAGCTTCTCCTTCTGCCTCCCGGCCCCTCTGAGTTCTGCTCGGTTGCAGCGGTGACCGAAGAGAGGAGAGGACGAGAGGAATGGGTGGCCCTTCACAGCAGGCTCAATGGGCCTAATAAGGCCCATATTCCCCAAGAAAGtgctccttttattttccattttttgctacgattaatattattctattttttatttttatttaattgattcattattattctttttttatttgaagaaaTTCTATGAAGTGGCTATCTTCCTATACTCCATTTTGGCTGTAGAGAAAAATGGGTGTCTGTCCTCAAAATACCACTTTGCTAATGCTCGATTGGCCTTTTACACCTCTAATTGGATCAAATTCATCAACAACTAATTCATTTCGAAATCTCAAGTTAGTtcttaaaatacaaaaagtaaaataaataaataaaccttGGATATTAGTCTTTTCTAGATGGTATAGGGTTTTAAAGAACATATAAAAGTTCATATCCGAATAAACGACATTTTTTTAGACacaattattgtaattattatcattttcttattgatcttaaaagatgaaaataatataCGAATATGAGAATCGCGTTTCTTCTAATTTTGGAGCACACATTGCAGGATCTTAATTCaagttataaaatttaatactCTATAAGTTTCCTTTCCAAACttaagttaaatttaattcaaatttattgTTCAGATCTTACAAAAGAAATCTAGCTCGGATGGTTCTATTGTACAGCAAATAGTGGTTTTATTAGATTTAGGCCTATTCACAAACTCGAGACATCACTAGCGGCTAAAgtctttaatttcaaaattaaaataactttaattttgattatgaaaaagaacaaatgagatatgattataaatttgatttggaaaaagtgtgtttttgttgtatagtgtgttgagttaaagttaaagttataatttttaacttgggaaatgtgtatttttgttgtgtagtgtgcagagttaaagttaaagttttttaACTCTTAATCCAAATAGACCATTAAAGTTTTGATGTATTTATTAGTTCTTAATGATTTTCCTGGATAAGTGCGCATGTAAATTTACTTTTTGATGTACTTAGTTCTTAATGGTTTTCGTTATTTAGTGTGTTTTGTTAATAGTAAATCTTAACGCTAACTTATTACAAGATAATATAACGCAGTGACGCATGCTCTTGCTTGGTATTTAACAGATTCTAAATTCAATACTCATTGTGACCATTTGTACTCACGACCtcccttataatcgaaaaaatttaatgcaagctttattttgataaatattaacttttattatttttaatattttaataaaaattaacataaACTTTATCTTAATATTTACTATTCAAGCTATTTAATAAGGTGGGagataaatatagatttttcttttctttttaactttttaatataattaagttaaaattaattatagtaTTTACtattctaaccctatttaGTAGGGTGATagcaaataatataaattttgtcttttcttttaaatttttaataaaattattttaaacttTGATTAATGAAAATTCTCAACactcatataaaaaaaacaactaaaaagaaaaataaaaatccaagAAATCTTTAAAATTTGGGCAGCTATAACGTCACTGCGCTCCGGTTGCCTCCACTCCACTCTCTCATCCCCTCGGCACCAAAATCTCTGTGCACTCTACTCTCTGTCAACTATTTCGTCGATCACCTTCGGGGCACTGCCGGGCACGAAGCAGGCAGAGCTCGTCGCCGCCCCGCCATGTCTCTCCGGCCTAATTCCAAGACCGACGCGAGGAAGAAGTCCTACAAGACAGGCGTCGATGCGGAGGAggcgaggaggaggagggaggacAACCTGGTCGAGATCAGGAAGAACAAGCGCGAAGACAGTCtgttgaagaagaggagggaaGGGCTCCCGCTTCAGTCCCAGCTGCAATTGGCCGATGGGTCACAGAATGCAGCCGCCATCGAGAAGAGGGTATCTTGTTCttctttactctttttttttttttcattctccCTTCTAATGTTTCGGTTGCTGCAAGCTCTTCCATTCACTGCATGAATCGTGGATTTCTTTGGTCCGATTGTAAGGATCTTCGGAAAATTTTGTTGCTTTAACCCTTGAGATCAGTGTTTGCCGACTATACGAGATGAAAAATTCGCTCGATTGAGCTTGAGCATTGATGATTGATCCGACCTTGCCATTGTTCTGCTCGAGTATTCGCTTACAAAATGGTAGGAATTCGCCAGTATTTGATTTGTCTCTACCGTACATTAACTGCTGGGTTTCATTCTTCCGGACTTAAGTCTTCGTTATAGTGATACAATAAAAGCTGTTCAATTTCTTTGAGCTAGAAAATAGGATGATTGCTGGATAGATGCCTACTTTTATGTACCCCAGACCTCTTTCAGAGGTAAAGAATGTTAGGACAGTAGGACGTTACGTGAGAATTTGAATGTTTGGAAATAGCGGTGTCGATCATGGCAATCAAGATAAGTAAAGGTCACACTTTTATTACATGGAATCTAAATCAATTTGTCAGGAGGGAGGACTCTTTGTTACTATTTTTCCATCTCAAGAATATGTTGAAATAATGATGTTTTCCCCCCATCTATCTAAGCAAATAAGTTGAAATGACTGTAGTTACTTTTTATAATTGAAGCTTTCTGATGATCCTTTAAGTAATTGCTTTAGTTCTACTTCTTTAAGGTTGCGAGTTATTATTTGAGATTTATGTTTATGCAAATCTTGGTTTGTGAATTGTCAATCACAGCTGGAGAGTATCCCGAACATGGTACAAGGTGTATGGTCAGATGATCCAGCTTTGCAGTTGGAAGCAACAACAGGTTTCAGGAAGCTGCTGTCAATTGGTATGGATGTTATTCTACTTCTTGGCCTAATTTTCTCCAATCATATTCTTATGCTTCACTTCtcatattattgaattttttctacACCTTTTCAGAACGATGCCCACCAATTGATGAGGTGATCAAAGCTGGTGTTGTCCCTAGGTTTGTAGAGTTTCTCGCGAGGAATGATTCACCACAGTTGCAGGTGATGTCCATTAGCTGAcgattttttttggttttgagTCGAGCAAACTGAATTCTACCCTTTAAGTTTTCCTTCAATTGACCCTAAATTTGCTTTTCATGCAGTTTGAGGCTGCTTGGGCATTGACAAATGTTGCCTCTGGGACGTCAGACAATACCAGAGTCGTGATTGATTATGGCGCTGTCCCCATGTTTGTGCAACTTCTGAGCTCTGCCAGCGATGATGTTAGAGAACAGGTTATTATTGATCCCTTCTCAGTTTTGCTAGCTTTGCTTAGTATATGCTAATGTAACCTCTGATATTTGGGATGTTGCCAGTCATAGCAGCTATTAATTTGAACCTTAAAAGTTTACCCACAATTTGTCGActtatttttgttaatttgaaCTACATTGATCAATTTATACTACCTGATTAGCATATGAATGTGTTTCTCCGCTGTCTTGAGCTGTCTTCCTGTTATAAATATCTTCGGCAACTTCAACCTAATACTAGAATTGCTTACCGTGGGGTATGATTGTAAATAAATCTACTCTATCTATCATGCTTATGTTTATTTCTACAGGCAGTGTGGGCTTTGGGAAATGTTGCTGGTGACTCTCCGAACTGTAGAGATCTTGTTCTTGGTTACGGTGCTCTTATACCTTTGCTATCTCAGCTAAATGAACATTCAAAACTATCCATGCTTAGAAATGCCACATGGACTTTGTCCAACTTTTGTCGTGGCAAGCCACCTGCACAATTTGAACTGGTGAGGAGACTTGCCTTGGCATTCTTAGTTtcattcagtggtaattcaacTCTTGATTGTAAATTCAGGCGCAGCACTGTTTGACAAGACCTCATCTCAATTGCATTGTTTCTGTGTAAATTAGGTGAAGCCTGCACTACCAGTTTTGCAAAAACTCATACATGTGAATGATGAGGAAGTTTTAACCGATGCTTGTTGGGCCCTTTCATATCTTTCTGATGGTCCTAATGACAAAATCCAAGCTGTGATAGAAGCAGGTGTCTGTAAACGACTCGTGGAACTTTTGCTGTAAGAGAATTTCCTATTTAATACTTCTGCCGACTCATTGATGTATGCTCTTTCTGGGTATTTGTTCATTATCATGTCCTTTAGAGTTATTGGGACTTTCTAATTTCTTAGGCCTCGACTCATGGTTGTTCTCCCTAAAGTAGGTATTTGCTATTTAATTAAAGCATGTTGAGACTGATGagttttgcacttttttttttttggcgagTCATCCATCACCTACCGTTCTTATACCTGCTCTCCGGACTGTTGGGAACATTGTCACTGGTGATGATGCCCAGACTCAGGTAGTTGCCTTGAACATTTAGTGCAGTGCTTtcgtcacttttttttttccccccttcttTTTCAGTCACTTCGTTGATGGCTCACCACCTATATATTTAACACCCTTCTTTCTGGAGTTGTTCATTCATCTCTAATACAAACTCATTTGTCAAACTCTGCATGCTAGAAGGCTTGAATTAAACAACTGTTTGATCTTTTTCTCACTTCAATACTCGATTGGACTGTTTCAGTTTGTAATCAATAATGGAGCACTTGCTTGCCTCTATCAACTTCTAACACAAAATCACAAGAAGAGCATTAAGAAGGAAGCCTGTTGGACGATCTCAAATATAACAGCTGGGAATATAGCTCAAATACAGGTTTGAGGCTTCTCCTTGCACTGTTTGAGACTTTCTCCACATGCTAGGTTTGAATATTTGTTGAATAATAAACTGGtatattaggaaatattccTGCCAGTTAGCTGAAACTAAGGATTATTTTAGTATCTGCTGTCATGATCCTTTTCGAATGTTTCCAATTTTTGATCTTTTC
This genomic window contains:
- the LOC116208044 gene encoding importin subunit alpha-4; translated protein: MSLRPNSKTDARKKSYKTGVDAEEARRRREDNLVEIRKNKREDSLLKKRREGLPLQSQLQLADGSQNAAAIEKRLESIPNMVQGVWSDDPALQLEATTGFRKLLSIERCPPIDEVIKAGVVPRFVEFLARNDSPQLQFEAAWALTNVASGTSDNTRVVIDYGAVPMFVQLLSSASDDVREQAVWALGNVAGDSPNCRDLVLGYGALIPLLSQLNEHSKLSMLRNATWTLSNFCRGKPPAQFELVKPALPVLQKLIHVNDEEVLTDACWALSYLSDGPNDKIQAVIEAGVCKRLVELLLHPSPTVLIPALRTVGNIVTGDDAQTQFVINNGALACLYQLLTQNHKKSIKKEACWTISNITAGNIAQIQAVIDSSIISPLVNLLQHAEFDIKKEAAWAISNATSGGSHEQIQFLVSEGCIKPLCDLLVCPDPKIVTVCLEGLENILKVGEADKERGLNNGINSYAVVIDECDGLDKIEHLQTHDNNEIYEKAVKILEAYWAEEEVDDVGVGDGNVQPLSFGANQLNAPPGGFNFG